The following coding sequences lie in one Tichowtungia aerotolerans genomic window:
- a CDS encoding ExbD/TolR family protein, whose translation MKIHAKRNDDEVAVDMSPMIDLVFLLLIFFLVASAVIKIDKVPIEVPSAVYAKVPEDETGRFAITVNADDEMFIGPASDLVALEELTDRLRSEIEADPELRIVIRADKQVKYGANEKIMEACAEAGANDLIFAAFEE comes from the coding sequence ATGAAAATTCATGCCAAAAGAAATGACGATGAAGTTGCCGTCGACATGTCGCCCATGATCGATCTGGTGTTTCTTCTGCTGATCTTTTTTCTGGTGGCTTCAGCGGTGATCAAGATCGACAAGGTTCCGATTGAAGTGCCTTCGGCGGTTTACGCGAAGGTTCCGGAAGACGAAACGGGTCGTTTTGCGATCACGGTGAATGCAGACGATGAGATGTTCATTGGACCGGCCTCGGATCTGGTTGCACTGGAAGAGCTCACCGACCGGTTGAGGTCGGAGATCGAGGCGGACCCGGAGCTGCGGATCGTCATCCGGGCGGACAAGCAGGTGAAATACGGCGCGAATGAGAAGATCATGGAGGCCTGTGCGGAAGCGGGGGCGAACGACCTGATCTTTGCGGCCTTTGAGGAATAG
- a CDS encoding ExbD/TolR family protein, with translation MNLSKRNNAGEAKMELQIAPLIDVVFLLLIYFMVTASLIKKEGDISFVLPANIPAEEMVNVPVELLIEITSDGTVMAEGLRFAAEDRVLTDLTTQVVGLKEIAKSQQSPFAVNLLPDREAFHVRVIDVMDACAAAGVKNLSFSKSM, from the coding sequence GTGAATTTAAGCAAGCGAAACAATGCAGGAGAAGCGAAGATGGAGCTTCAGATCGCGCCGTTGATTGACGTGGTGTTCCTGCTGCTCATCTATTTTATGGTCACCGCCTCGCTGATCAAAAAAGAAGGAGATATCTCCTTCGTATTGCCGGCAAACATTCCGGCCGAAGAAATGGTGAATGTTCCGGTCGAGCTGTTGATTGAAATCACCTCAGACGGAACCGTTATGGCCGAGGGGCTTCGTTTCGCGGCGGAGGATCGGGTGCTGACCGATCTGACGACGCAGGTTGTCGGCCTGAAGGAAATCGCCAAATCTCAGCAGTCTCCGTTTGCTGTTAATCTTTTGCCGGATCGCGAAGCTTTTCACGTTCGAGTGATTGATGTGATGGACGCCTGTGCCGCTGCCGGCGTTAAGAATCTAAGTTTCAGTAAAAGCATGTAG
- a CDS encoding dCTP deaminase domain-containing protein encodes MKLLIKPHNETAREFYAEHGHFHDGDAGLDLYVLEDITFEPGETKLIKLGVSCEPDDGRAYYLFPRSSISKTPLRMSNSIGLIDGGYRGEIMASCDNIKDYTFTAEKGQRLFQLVATDSSPIHYELVDDLSETTRGSGGFGSTGI; translated from the coding sequence TTGAAACTTCTGATTAAACCTCACAACGAAACCGCCCGTGAATTTTATGCGGAGCATGGTCACTTCCATGATGGCGATGCCGGGCTGGATCTGTATGTGCTTGAAGATATTACTTTTGAGCCGGGCGAAACCAAACTGATCAAGCTTGGGGTTTCCTGCGAACCGGATGACGGACGGGCTTATTATCTTTTTCCGCGTTCCAGTATTTCGAAAACGCCATTACGCATGTCGAATTCCATCGGCCTGATTGATGGCGGCTACCGCGGCGAGATCATGGCGTCCTGCGATAACATCAAAGATTACACCTTTACTGCTGAAAAAGGGCAGCGGCTCTTCCAGTTGGTTGCGACGGACAGCTCGCCCATTCATTATGAGTTGGTTGATGATCTGTCCGAAACCACTCGAGGTTCGGGCGGTTTCGGAAGTACCGGGATATAA
- a CDS encoding TIGR01212 family radical SAM protein (This family includes YhcC from E. coli K-12, an uncharacterized radical SAM protein.) produces the protein MTSFVQYKPWMIERYGEPLFRIPVEIAGSCPHGRCAFCAENGSRAQQTQRQDSPLEQAEEAIRFARRRYRAKKFMLYIQAFTADLTDPDQQSILFQCLKKFEFEAVSIGTRPDCLPAEALEFLDTLKKQTEVWVELGVQTANDDTLKRILRGHDWGCSKQAILKLAGHNIHVAVHVILGLPGEISKDWKNTADELAKLPISGIKIHNLHVMKGTQLAEQYAATPFPLLNHWEYAEGLMDFLRRIPAEIPVMRITTDTPDDQLIAPHWHLEKGQFLDYVIQQMTCRQISQGDLLKAERTESRISATPVITEDGSVTFFSEDWKEHYHTKTGARLEAGQKFVAPARLKEKIKTQDIRLLDVCFGLGNNSLAAFCATAKTAEHQLEITALEMDKRVVRAAAEHFQTLETDPVDWKTVLSGLLQQSSFSSHHSSISLHWGDARWLIQALKDHSFDIIFHDPFSSQHCPELWTVDFFKQLHRVIKPNGVLLTYSSAAPVRGAMRKAGFLIAETEPGHNMGNGTVASPTQAELSGFSMIERNHERRAIPYRDPYLCATSKAILRQRQETVEARTK, from the coding sequence ATGACTTCTTTTGTTCAATATAAGCCGTGGATGATTGAGCGCTATGGAGAACCGCTCTTTCGCATTCCGGTCGAAATTGCCGGAAGCTGTCCGCATGGACGCTGCGCGTTCTGCGCCGAAAACGGATCACGAGCCCAGCAGACACAGCGGCAGGACAGTCCACTCGAACAGGCCGAAGAAGCCATCCGCTTTGCTCGCCGCCGCTACCGCGCAAAAAAATTCATGCTCTACATTCAGGCCTTCACTGCCGACCTGACTGATCCCGACCAGCAAAGCATCCTTTTCCAATGTTTGAAAAAATTCGAATTTGAAGCGGTCAGCATTGGAACGCGCCCCGACTGCCTGCCGGCCGAAGCACTCGAATTTCTGGACACACTCAAAAAACAAACGGAGGTCTGGGTGGAGCTCGGCGTGCAGACTGCCAACGATGACACACTGAAGCGGATCCTCCGCGGTCACGACTGGGGCTGCAGCAAACAGGCCATCCTCAAGCTGGCGGGACACAACATCCACGTCGCTGTACACGTCATTCTTGGGCTTCCCGGAGAAATTTCAAAGGATTGGAAAAATACCGCCGACGAGTTGGCAAAACTTCCAATCTCCGGAATCAAAATCCACAACCTGCATGTGATGAAAGGTACGCAACTGGCAGAGCAGTATGCCGCGACCCCGTTCCCGCTTCTCAACCACTGGGAATATGCGGAAGGGTTGATGGATTTTCTGCGCCGGATTCCCGCCGAAATTCCGGTGATGCGAATTACAACCGATACGCCGGATGATCAATTGATTGCCCCGCACTGGCATCTCGAAAAAGGTCAGTTTCTGGACTACGTGATTCAACAGATGACGTGTCGTCAAATCTCCCAGGGAGACCTGCTTAAAGCCGAACGAACAGAATCTCGAATTTCAGCAACTCCGGTGATCACAGAGGATGGATCGGTTACTTTTTTCTCCGAAGATTGGAAAGAGCACTATCACACAAAGACTGGCGCACGGCTGGAGGCAGGACAAAAATTTGTCGCTCCGGCCAGACTGAAAGAAAAAATCAAAACGCAGGACATCAGACTTCTGGATGTCTGTTTTGGGCTCGGCAACAATTCACTTGCAGCGTTTTGTGCCACTGCAAAAACAGCAGAACATCAACTGGAAATTACCGCTTTGGAAATGGACAAACGAGTTGTTCGCGCGGCGGCCGAACATTTCCAGACATTGGAAACAGACCCGGTTGACTGGAAAACGGTTCTCTCCGGACTGCTGCAACAGTCATCCTTCAGCAGTCATCATTCATCAATCTCACTCCACTGGGGCGACGCACGCTGGCTGATTCAGGCTCTGAAAGATCATTCTTTTGATATTATTTTCCATGACCCGTTTTCATCGCAGCATTGTCCCGAACTGTGGACTGTCGACTTTTTCAAACAACTGCATCGCGTGATCAAGCCTAACGGAGTACTGCTGACTTATTCGTCGGCCGCTCCTGTGCGCGGAGCCATGCGCAAGGCTGGATTTCTTATCGCCGAAACGGAACCCGGCCACAACATGGGCAATGGCACCGTCGCCTCGCCAACACAAGCAGAGCTTTCAGGTTTTTCAATGATTGAAAGAAACCATGAGCGCCGCGCAATTCCTTACCGCGATCCGTATTTATGTGCTACCTCCAAAGCAATCCTGCGGCAACGACAGGAAACTGTAGAAGCCAGAACAAAATAA
- a CDS encoding 1-phosphofructokinase family hexose kinase — protein sequence MKILCCGFFPALQRTIEYKSFRPGEVNRALKVSVAASGKATNTARVLSILGADSVMLSFAGGANGETVQKLLETEDFECNWVDTGAETRICQTLLSDEDGSCTELVEENPPPSSRDWKTFIQTFGRIQADFDRIVFCGNLPPHVPQEIYAELMACTNGDKVLVDSSKTPLLATLSHRPSVVKLNTEELSMTVKDTYDPLEQARELIAHGAGAVGITQGKDSAMLVTPNNVYRYSIPQIKAFNPIGSGDSVSAGISFALAKGSALPEAFAFGLACGTSNAMNVEPGVVKPEQIAELIPKIQIS from the coding sequence ATGAAAATTCTGTGTTGCGGATTTTTCCCCGCCCTTCAGCGAACCATTGAATACAAAAGCTTCCGTCCCGGCGAAGTCAACCGCGCTCTCAAAGTATCGGTTGCAGCCAGCGGCAAAGCAACCAACACTGCGCGAGTGCTTAGCATTCTCGGCGCAGACTCCGTCATGCTCAGCTTTGCCGGCGGTGCCAACGGCGAAACAGTCCAGAAGCTTCTGGAAACAGAAGATTTCGAGTGCAACTGGGTCGACACCGGGGCCGAAACCCGCATCTGTCAGACACTTCTTTCGGATGAAGACGGCAGCTGCACTGAGCTGGTCGAAGAAAATCCACCGCCATCGTCCAGGGACTGGAAAACTTTTATCCAGACCTTCGGACGCATTCAAGCCGACTTTGACCGCATTGTCTTTTGCGGCAATCTGCCGCCGCATGTTCCGCAGGAGATCTATGCAGAACTTATGGCGTGCACCAACGGCGACAAAGTACTGGTCGACAGCTCCAAAACTCCGCTGCTCGCCACTCTTTCTCATCGCCCATCCGTCGTTAAGCTTAACACTGAAGAGCTGTCCATGACGGTTAAAGACACCTATGACCCGCTCGAACAGGCCCGCGAACTGATTGCCCACGGAGCCGGAGCCGTAGGGATTACACAGGGAAAAGATTCAGCCATGCTGGTGACCCCAAACAATGTTTACCGCTATTCAATCCCGCAGATCAAAGCGTTCAATCCAATCGGAAGCGGTGATTCGGTCAGCGCCGGGATTTCCTTTGCCCTCGCCAAAGGCAGCGCCCTGCCCGAGGCTTTTGCCTTCGGCCTCGCCTGCGGCACCTCCAATGCGATGAACGTCGAGCCCGGAGTTGTTAAACCGGAACAAATCGCTGAACTGATTCCGAAAATCCAGATCTCATGA
- a CDS encoding amidohydrolase, whose product MSILIQGVQHNDLTTDVFINGNVIETIGDCKEKSAETVIDGSNKAVLPTFHNAHHHAAMAYMRSYADDLELFEWLNEHIWPLEAGITEDDVYHGARLACLEMIKSGTTFFNDMYWHFHGTARAVEEMGMRAALGAVFIDMNNADRRDANIEQAKQLLNESKRYSDRIQFQLGPHALYTVSKEALIWCSEFASEHGLMIHTHLSETEKEVEDCLKLYGIRPPEYLDRLGLLGPNLTAAHCVWLNQSEMELLAERGVKALHCPTSNMKLCSGKFRFTEAQAAGIQIAIGTDGAASNNNLCMIEEIKIAALLEKHFTGDPTALPATVAWHSGTRAAAEMFGLNSGIIQEGALADLMLVNLDNERLVPGHQLIADMVYSADSCCVNTVICDGKILMQNHHVPGEEEIIAKGREFREKFRR is encoded by the coding sequence ATGAGTATTTTAATTCAAGGCGTGCAGCACAACGATTTAACAACGGATGTGTTCATCAACGGCAACGTGATTGAAACGATCGGCGACTGCAAAGAAAAAAGTGCAGAGACCGTCATTGACGGAAGCAACAAGGCGGTTCTGCCGACCTTCCATAATGCGCATCATCATGCTGCGATGGCATACATGCGCAGCTACGCCGATGACCTGGAACTGTTTGAGTGGCTCAACGAACACATCTGGCCGCTCGAAGCCGGCATCACGGAAGACGATGTTTATCACGGCGCCCGGCTGGCCTGTCTGGAAATGATCAAGTCCGGAACAACATTCTTTAACGACATGTACTGGCATTTTCATGGAACCGCCCGTGCCGTGGAAGAGATGGGCATGCGCGCAGCGCTCGGAGCGGTTTTCATTGACATGAACAATGCAGACCGCCGTGATGCCAATATCGAACAGGCAAAACAACTGCTGAACGAAAGCAAACGCTACAGCGACCGCATTCAGTTCCAACTCGGTCCGCATGCTCTCTACACGGTTTCGAAAGAAGCCCTCATCTGGTGCTCAGAGTTCGCATCTGAACACGGACTGATGATTCACACTCACCTGAGTGAGACCGAAAAAGAAGTCGAGGACTGCCTGAAACTGTACGGCATACGTCCTCCGGAATACCTCGACCGCCTCGGCCTTCTGGGCCCGAATCTAACTGCCGCCCACTGTGTGTGGCTGAACCAAAGCGAAATGGAACTGCTGGCTGAACGCGGCGTTAAAGCACTGCACTGCCCCACCTCGAACATGAAACTCTGCTCTGGAAAATTCCGCTTCACCGAAGCGCAGGCGGCGGGAATACAGATTGCCATCGGCACCGATGGCGCCGCCTCGAACAACAATCTATGCATGATCGAGGAGATCAAGATTGCCGCGCTGCTCGAAAAGCACTTTACCGGTGACCCGACCGCCCTGCCGGCCACGGTGGCTTGGCATTCCGGAACAAGAGCCGCCGCTGAAATGTTCGGACTCAACAGCGGCATTATTCAGGAAGGTGCACTGGCCGACCTGATGCTGGTCAACCTTGACAACGAACGTTTGGTTCCGGGGCATCAGCTGATCGCCGACATGGTGTACAGTGCCGACAGCTGCTGTGTCAACACGGTCATCTGTGACGGAAAAATCCTGATGCAGAATCACCACGTACCCGGCGAAGAGGAAATCATCGCCAAAGGGCGCGAATTCAGAGAAAAGTTCCGCCGGTAA
- the larE gene encoding ATP-dependent sacrificial sulfur transferase LarE, giving the protein MTAEKQKENQLLARLADCKQIAVAYSGGVDSTYLADVAHEALGDKAWIVIADSPSLPRRELKDATKLAGQRGWNLHIIQTQEHLNPSYLANKGDRCFHCKNELFNTMETIIRETGIKTLAYGAIEDDKGDFRPGAKAADAHQVIAPLQDVGLYKKEVRVLSKLRGLPTAEKASFACLGSRFPTGTPISLKKMSNVERAEEFLRSWGFSQYRVRHHGDLCRIELNPEEFEKILACRGQLLVKLQALGYRYITLDLAGYRTGSTS; this is encoded by the coding sequence ATGACAGCAGAAAAACAAAAGGAAAACCAGTTGCTGGCCCGGTTGGCCGACTGCAAACAAATTGCAGTCGCCTATTCCGGCGGAGTTGACTCGACCTATCTGGCAGATGTCGCGCACGAAGCCCTTGGGGACAAGGCATGGATTGTCATTGCCGACTCTCCGTCTCTGCCACGCCGAGAACTAAAGGACGCCACAAAACTGGCCGGCCAGCGCGGCTGGAATCTTCATATCATTCAGACCCAGGAACACCTCAATCCCTCCTATCTGGCAAACAAAGGAGACCGCTGTTTTCATTGTAAAAACGAATTATTCAACACGATGGAAACCATTATTCGTGAAACCGGCATAAAAACGCTGGCCTATGGAGCCATTGAAGATGATAAGGGCGATTTCCGTCCCGGCGCAAAAGCCGCGGATGCCCATCAGGTAATCGCTCCGCTTCAGGACGTCGGACTTTATAAAAAGGAAGTGCGAGTTCTCAGCAAACTTCGCGGGTTGCCCACCGCCGAAAAAGCTTCGTTCGCCTGCCTCGGATCCCGGTTTCCGACCGGAACGCCAATTAGCTTAAAAAAAATGTCTAATGTGGAACGGGCCGAGGAATTTTTAAGATCATGGGGCTTTTCTCAATACCGGGTACGGCACCATGGAGACCTCTGCCGAATCGAACTCAATCCTGAAGAATTTGAAAAGATTCTGGCTTGCCGAGGGCAACTGCTGGTCAAGCTGCAGGCTCTCGGCTACCGGTATATTACGCTGGATCTCGCCGGCTATCGAACAGGATCAACCTCCTGA
- a CDS encoding aspartate ammonia-lyase, with amino-acid sequence MRTEQDSLGKLDVPDDALYGIHTARSMANFDSAGEPLPIELIYAMVKLKQACAAANAELGLLPVEKAVAIADACGDVLSGKYDDQFPIDVFQAGSGTSSNMNVNEVLANIAGKELGGKLGDRTVHPNDDINKGQSTNNIFPSAIRVVSVDLTGTLLAALDELFQGLEKKADEFSKVRKSGRTHLQDAVPVTLGQEFAAWANALRKAEKRIAFACMSLMELGVGGNAIGTGVNTSAAFRGKVISALNQATGQEYRVAENGIEITQFLTDMAAFSSALKMLAIDLNKIVNDLRLLSSGPNTGLGEINLPPVEPGSSIMPGKINPSICEAANMACMQVIGNDAAVAAACAAGQLELNTHMPVTGTNIVKSITILIRTCIALNRKCVSGITANEDVCRKYFERSAGLPTILNPVLGYDQVAVLVKESLRSGKTLAELVREKELISEGEFSTLLANSTGPAS; translated from the coding sequence ATGAGAACAGAACAAGACTCCCTCGGAAAACTCGATGTGCCGGATGATGCGCTCTATGGCATCCATACCGCGCGCTCCATGGCCAATTTTGACTCTGCCGGCGAACCGCTGCCTATCGAACTGATTTACGCCATGGTCAAGCTGAAGCAGGCCTGCGCGGCCGCCAATGCCGAACTCGGGTTGCTGCCGGTCGAAAAAGCCGTAGCGATTGCCGACGCCTGCGGCGATGTGCTGAGCGGAAAATACGACGATCAGTTTCCCATTGATGTCTTTCAGGCCGGAAGCGGCACGTCGAGCAACATGAACGTCAACGAAGTCCTTGCCAACATCGCCGGCAAAGAGCTCGGAGGGAAACTCGGCGACCGGACGGTCCATCCGAATGACGACATTAACAAAGGCCAGTCCACCAACAACATCTTCCCGTCTGCCATCCGCGTTGTGTCTGTCGACCTGACCGGCACGCTGCTGGCTGCACTCGATGAACTTTTCCAGGGTTTGGAAAAAAAGGCCGACGAATTTTCCAAGGTTCGGAAAAGCGGCCGTACTCATCTTCAGGACGCGGTTCCGGTCACGCTCGGTCAGGAATTTGCGGCCTGGGCCAACGCCCTGCGCAAAGCGGAAAAACGAATTGCCTTCGCCTGCATGAGTCTGATGGAGCTCGGCGTCGGCGGCAATGCGATCGGCACCGGCGTCAATACCTCCGCCGCGTTTCGCGGCAAAGTGATTTCTGCTCTGAATCAGGCCACCGGCCAGGAATACCGTGTCGCTGAAAACGGCATTGAAATCACTCAGTTCCTGACGGACATGGCGGCATTTTCCAGCGCACTGAAAATGCTGGCAATTGACCTGAATAAAATCGTCAACGACCTGCGGCTGCTCAGTTCCGGCCCCAACACCGGCCTCGGCGAAATCAATCTGCCGCCGGTCGAGCCGGGCTCGTCGATCATGCCGGGGAAAATCAACCCGAGCATCTGCGAAGCCGCCAACATGGCCTGCATGCAGGTGATCGGCAACGACGCAGCCGTTGCCGCCGCCTGTGCCGCCGGCCAGCTGGAACTGAACACTCATATGCCGGTCACCGGAACCAATATCGTGAAATCGATTACGATTCTGATTCGGACCTGCATTGCGCTAAACCGGAAATGCGTAAGCGGCATCACCGCCAATGAAGATGTATGCCGGAAATATTTTGAGCGCAGCGCAGGTCTGCCGACCATCCTCAATCCAGTTCTGGGGTACGATCAGGTTGCTGTTCTGGTCAAAGAATCGCTGCGCAGCGGCAAAACACTGGCGGAACTGGTCCGCGAAAAAGAACTGATTTCTGAAGGTGAATTCAGCACCCTGCTTGCCAACTCAACCGGACCTGCCAGTTAA
- the recN gene encoding DNA repair protein RecN, whose product MMRRNMLSRLTIRNLALVDSLSIEFQKGLNVITGETGAGKSLLIGALRLLLGDRADKSMIRTGESSCGIEACFELARPQDVDAVLDELGMAPCEDGQLIIRRTITENSSKNWVNDSPVTLNVLKALGDVLVDMHGPYDHQSLLRTDAQMDILDAFGELGPARADYRKKYRVFQGLENRLRELANVDNSDLEEQIDLLTWRIKEIEDAKVSEEDEEETRQEHEQIANAQNILELAQTAAGGLTEGEYSAFEGLSAARRACSQLEKYIPEAANWAEELEGALRTAQEISAIIQETGSDISAGPDRMQFLEERVALYRSLKRKYAPTVSEILELLDTWKERLRDLQSRDEQRAEIEAERAAALVETEQAGLALSNRRQKAAVKLADAITAELRDLGFEHGLFEVQLMECDPTASGMDEIEFGFAPNAGESMRPLRMIASSGEISRVMLAVKAVLARHDRIPLLVFDEIDANVGGEIANAVGKKLAQVGKTHQLITITHLPQVAACGSTHFAVSKSVRNERTYTEINLLEDTARTEEVARMLGGKDLTNVTLQHAGELLANQKE is encoded by the coding sequence ATGATGCGCCGCAACATGCTGAGTCGCTTAACCATTCGAAATCTTGCGCTGGTCGATTCCCTTTCGATTGAATTTCAAAAGGGACTCAACGTCATCACCGGCGAAACCGGAGCCGGAAAATCCCTGCTCATCGGGGCCTTGCGCCTGCTGCTCGGAGACCGGGCCGACAAAAGTATGATCCGCACCGGCGAAAGCTCCTGCGGCATCGAGGCCTGTTTCGAACTGGCCCGGCCCCAAGATGTCGATGCGGTGCTCGACGAGCTAGGCATGGCCCCCTGCGAAGATGGACAGCTGATCATCCGCCGCACCATCACCGAAAACAGCTCCAAAAACTGGGTCAACGACTCGCCGGTTACACTGAACGTTCTTAAAGCGCTCGGCGATGTGCTCGTCGATATGCACGGCCCTTACGACCACCAGTCCCTGCTTCGAACCGACGCCCAGATGGATATTCTCGATGCATTCGGCGAGCTCGGACCTGCACGCGCCGACTACCGTAAAAAATACCGGGTTTTCCAAGGTTTGGAAAACCGCCTCCGCGAACTGGCCAATGTCGACAATTCCGACCTCGAAGAACAGATCGACCTGCTCACATGGCGCATCAAGGAAATCGAAGACGCCAAGGTTTCAGAAGAGGACGAAGAGGAAACCCGCCAGGAACACGAACAGATCGCCAACGCCCAGAACATCCTCGAACTGGCCCAGACCGCTGCCGGCGGGTTGACCGAAGGCGAATACTCCGCCTTCGAAGGACTCTCCGCCGCCCGCCGCGCCTGCTCTCAACTCGAAAAATACATTCCCGAAGCCGCCAACTGGGCCGAAGAGCTCGAAGGGGCTCTACGTACCGCACAGGAAATCTCGGCGATCATCCAGGAAACCGGCAGCGATATCTCCGCCGGACCGGACCGCATGCAGTTTCTCGAAGAGCGCGTCGCCCTCTATCGCAGTCTCAAACGCAAGTACGCGCCGACCGTTTCCGAAATCCTCGAACTGCTCGACACATGGAAAGAGCGACTGCGCGACCTCCAGAGTCGCGACGAGCAACGGGCAGAAATCGAAGCAGAACGCGCCGCCGCGCTCGTCGAAACCGAACAGGCCGGATTAGCTCTGAGCAACAGGCGACAGAAAGCCGCCGTCAAACTGGCCGACGCCATCACCGCCGAGCTGCGCGATCTTGGCTTCGAACACGGACTTTTTGAAGTGCAGCTGATGGAATGCGACCCGACCGCGTCGGGCATGGATGAAATCGAATTCGGTTTTGCGCCCAATGCGGGCGAATCGATGCGCCCGCTGCGCATGATTGCGTCGAGCGGTGAAATCTCACGCGTCATGCTGGCCGTTAAAGCCGTACTCGCCCGCCACGACCGCATTCCCCTGCTCGTCTTTGACGAGATCGACGCCAACGTCGGCGGCGAAATTGCCAACGCAGTCGGCAAAAAACTGGCGCAGGTCGGCAAAACGCATCAGCTGATCACCATCACCCACCTGCCGCAGGTCGCCGCCTGCGGAAGCACCCATTTTGCCGTCTCCAAAAGCGTGCGCAATGAACGCACCTATACGGAAATCAACCTGCTCGAAGACACCGCGCGTACCGAAGAAGTCGCGCGCATGCTCGGCGGAAAGGATTTAACCAACGTGACCCTGCAGCACGCAGGCGAACTGCTGGCAAACCAAAAGGAGTAA